The stretch of DNA ctgacGTGGCGAAACGCTTGTCACAGGGACCTCCGACAGACACCCAGTTACAGGCGTGGGGCAGCGGTTCATTGGGAAGCATAAAGCCATAGGTGTAGAGCGGGTGGGACAGGGAGGGGGTGGTGCTGGAGGACAAGGAGCTGGAGTGGAGGGAGTGGAGGTGCGGGGAAGGGTAAACCAGAGGGAAGCCGGACTTGAGGCTGGAGGGATCGTGGACACAGGTGGAGCAGTTACTACCTCCTAGGTGAGGGGCGCTGGGGTAAGTCAGACAGTACGGGTCCCGGCATAAGCCTTGCATGAGGGATGGAGGAGAAGCCCCTGTCAGTGGGCTGGAGCTCGGGTGCTTCCCTGGAAGTCCCAACCCCAGGCTTGACTTGGTAGGATCGAGGCCAGGAACAAACTGAGAGGGGTAACCTGCATATGCTCCCACAATGGAGCCGTGGTAGCCCATGGTCGCAGGAGGCAGGGGGAAGACAGAGTGTCCTGGTTTGAAGGGGGAGACAGGGGCGATGTGTCCTGAGCCCAGACCAGGCTGAGAGGAGGCCTGAGGGTCAGCTTTGCTCTCTGGCCGCGGGCTGCTGGCAGAGCTGGCATTGCTGGAGTTGGCGCTGGCCCGTATGTGGCTGGAGTTGGCTAGCTGTGCCCCATCCATCCCTGACTTACTGGCATCTGAGTCTTTCTTCCCTGCATTGCTGCCGTTACTGTCTGAGCTGGCCTGCTCCGAGCTCCCAGGCTTGTTGTCCGTGTGTGGGGCCTGAGAGTGTGGCGGGGGCTGCGTGGAGGGGGAATGGCTTTGTCTGTGGGGCTGGCTCTGAGTGTGCAAGGGAGGGGAGCTGGAGCTGGGCGACTGGGCATGAGGAGGAAAGGACGAACATgaagcaccgcttgcattggtGCTTCCATTTGGCACCCTGAAACCAGCTTTATCTGAAGGCCCCTTTGTCACGAGAACGTCCTTACGACAGTCGCCTGCTGATTTTGAGTAAGGTTTGAAGCTGGACTTGTCCTCCAGGGCCTGATGCTGCTCTCCGGGCTTGGATGATCGGCTGGAGGACTCCTTGTCTCCCAGGCTGcctgaggagagggaggccaGTTTGGAAGAAGAGGGAGGGTCCGGCTTGCCAATCTGAGAGCAGGTCTGGGCCAGCAGAGCCAAAGGACTCTTCTTGGCATCCAGCTGAGTGGCAGAAAACAGAGCAAGATGGTGAacatcctgatttttttttaaacctttataTAATCAGCTAACTCTGCAGTGAGTGAATCTTTATTTACATTAGCCAAGTAATATATTACACTGGTaacaaaatatgttaaattcTATACTAGTTTGCAATATCCAACAAAGACAGCCTATCCATAAAATGATGGAAATCAACAGGATGCACAGTCTAGAtgccaaaagaaataaaagcagagtttcttttttcatattcttAATGCTTGATCTTAAGCATTTCGAAGattatcaaaatatatattttttccgtgaaattaaaacatcattATACAGTCCGACGAGAATAATGCATAGCAAATTGTGATCCCATATGAATTTCCGACAATAAACTTTGGGCTCGCGGCAAACTTGCCAATAAAACCAGAATTGTGCTGTGCGTAAAATGGCGCATTGGCTCGCATAATTATCGGAGCATTACTGATAATCTGCTTGATGTAGTTATTATATCTTTAACATAAAGACGAAAAGCAGCAACACATCAGATCAATCCGACGTGTGAAATGTCGGTTTTTGACTTACTTCAATGCTAACTGGCGCAGACGTGAGGGGTTGGAGATACTCCGGGTGCAGCAAGTGGCCGCTGTGCGCCGTCAACATCTTTACTACACGGATAGGAATCCTCTTTGCTTGGCGTGAGGGATccgagggagaaggagaggacgAGGGGATAAAGGCGCAGGATTTCTCCGCTCCTGTCCGCTGTTGATCGCCGCTGGCGTCGGTGGCGCTGCGCTCCGGGGACTGGCTGCGTAAAAGCGTTTCAGCTCCACCGGGGGGATCTCTCATCTGGATCGGGGTACGAGGCGGGGCGACGACAGGGGAGCGAGTGGGCGAAGGGTTTAAAATTTATTTACCGGCCCGATTCATGATGAACAAATTCAACATAAGGTGGTAATGTGGTAATCCAAAAGAGCAAGTGCGCGGCGCACGTCCTCCGTATCGGACCCAAGTTGTCTCTAAAGACGAAGAATTCACCCAGATGTCATCCTTCTTAGGGCTCTTCAACATCACCCGCTAATTATTCCTAATTATTCCTTGATCCAGTGTTGGAGGGGgaaagagcaaaaaaagaaaaagaccatTGGTAGTCAGTGACCAACAAAATGCGGGGCAAGTGTAAAGAATATCCCCGCAGAGAATAGGGTCAAACAGCCCTCCAGTGTGCgtatctctctccttctgctgcagccacacagcACCTCACTCCTTCCACATACTAAAGATGTGAGGGGAGGGATTTCAAAGCAATGAGCCGCCGTCCAATCACAAGTGCCCGCATtcagagggaggggtggggcaAGCTGGGGGGCGTGGTTTGCCTCATGGCCTCTCCCCCATAAACTAACCATGATGTATGGGTGGAAATCTATGTGAACGACCTCTATGAGCCAGATGCGAGCAActgatataaaatatatatagcaCCATGGACTTGACAACATAGTTAACAGAAAAGTCAAggagaatttttattattattatttctggaCAATGACAGCGTGGTGAAAGGCCTCGGGAGGGGTCAGGATCAGGAACAGTGGTGATTAACTGCCTCAGATGAATCTGATCTGCTGCCGGGGTCATCCCTTCTTGTAAATAGGGCCGTTtgattcaaaataataatctaatGTCCGTGTACAATTCTGGTATGTTAATGGCTTTATTTCATTACAGCAGGCTGAACGGCCAATTAGGGAATTAAGGTAATCTCATTGCATGATGAAGTGGTTGTATTATTCAAGAATCAGGCCTGACAGATACCATTACAGTGGGTATGAAATGAAGACACTTTGATGCTCTGCAAGCTTCTGCCACTGGCCTGGGCACAGGGCATGCTGATTCAATTTTCCctgcacaaaacacattcacatgatTCAGTGACTTGTCTTATGCCATGATAATGAATGACATCTCCAGCCTCTTTTGTTAACACACCACACTGCTGCAGTGTAGCAGATTGTTGTGCTCTTAATTATTCTTTAAAACTCATATTGTGGCTTCTACACAACTGTTACCAATTCATACCTGCTGTCTGAAAAGTTTTCTTCAATATatacaaacaaaattatttaGTTAACAGGAGAAACACAAGCAATGGATGACGAGCTCCCTGGTTGCCATAGTAGTAAGTCTGGCAACTTAATTCagttttccataaaaaaaaaaaaaaaaaacccacaagcTGTTCTTTATGGGAATTATCAGTTTGGCTTCAGCCACTGAGATTGCTTGGCCAGAACTACGCATACTATAAtccaaaatattacaacactgTTTAAACTACTGTCATGGATCATTGATTACTGGCAACAGTAAATCAGAACAAGGCTTTCTTCCGATGTGTTATATGTAAACCTCGGTGACAGTCTATGAAACAGCCCAGCCTTATCAAGTGCTACCATCAGCTTGCTCCTTGATTATAATGGCTGCAGCCATTTATCTGCAACTAAGAAGGAAGGGAGTGGGAGAGTGTTGGAGGATGAAGTCACTTCACTCTCACTCAACAGGATCTCTGTTTGACCTGTCATCATTAAGCTTACTCGTCCTTCATCACCCACACACTGCCATTCACGCTCGAATGACCCGCCGAGATCCAGGAATATGTGAATGCGAACGTGCACACCGGGTCAAGTGTGGCGTGATCCTCCTTTGagttcctctgtttgtttgagGCTGTCTTTCGCCACCTTGGCCCGGGACACATAAACAGGTGACGCATAACAACTGGTCCCTCACCGTGACATTTAAAGATAGAGGAGAGAACTTGAAGGGGATCGCAAACATTTTTTACAACGTGGACCGCTAGTTAAGTTTTGAGGGTTCCGATTCTGCCCTTGTTTATCACTTAGTCGGCCACTTGTTAAAAGGATGAGGTGGGtaagctgctgcagtgtgggtggggtgggatAAGGAAGGGGGGCATTTGAAAGGAGAGCAAGGAGGAGGGCAAGGGGAAAAGGCAGACAAAGGGAGCGAGAGAATGAAACAAGGGAGGGCTCAAACAACAGGGAGTAACTCCTTTCATGTAGCCCCTTGATGTAGGCTGGTAACAGCTGTTTTGGCGTGTCGATGACTGATGGCTGTTTCCTGTTGTGGATATTTAAGGGGGAAGCTTTCCCGTTAAAGAGACTTCTCAGCATGTCCAGGTCCCGTTGGCCCTCGAGGCATTTCCATGCCTTTCCATGGCTGTATCAAAGCAGTGGGCTTGGCTTtaacagcagccaaacaaaaccCCCAGGATGGAGCTGGTAGGGGCTCTAAAattgaggaggagagaggaggaccgGACCCCACATGCCCCTGTGATCCTGTGATTTATAGCGCCACTGAGGCCTGCAATGGATGTCCTAGCTCTGTGGCAGGGCCTAATTCATCCGCGTGttgaaaagctgctgtttgccTGACTCCAGAGTAAA from Myripristis murdjan chromosome 9, fMyrMur1.1, whole genome shotgun sequence encodes:
- the znf703 gene encoding zinc finger protein 703 — protein: MRDPPGGAETLLRSQSPERSATDASGDQQRTGAEKSCAFIPSSSPSPSDPSRQAKRIPIRVVKMLTAHSGHLLHPEYLQPLTSAPVSIELDAKKSPLALLAQTCSQIGKPDPPSSSKLASLSSGSLGDKESSSRSSKPGEQHQALEDKSSFKPYSKSAGDCRKDVLVTKGPSDKAGFRVPNGSTNASGASCSSFPPHAQSPSSSSPPLHTQSQPHRQSHSPSTQPPPHSQAPHTDNKPGSSEQASSDSNGSNAGKKDSDASKSGMDGAQLANSSHIRASANSSNASSASSPRPESKADPQASSQPGLGSGHIAPVSPFKPGHSVFPLPPATMGYHGSIVGAYAGYPSQFVPGLDPTKSSLGLGLPGKHPSSSPLTGASPPSLMQGLCRDPYCLTYPSAPHLGGSNCSTCVHDPSSLKSGFPLVYPSPHLHSLHSSSLSSSTTPSLSHPLYTYGFMLPNEPLPHACNWVSVGGPCDKRFATSEELLAHLRTHTALPGMVDSKLLSAYPSSVSSAASCHLHLPPPSSPGTLPSSFSLRGSPGLGLARYHPYSKTHLPGAPGLPMPSLPSSSAYYSPYALYSQRLGSASALGYQ